In Tiliqua scincoides isolate rTilSci1 chromosome 1, rTilSci1.hap2, whole genome shotgun sequence, the following are encoded in one genomic region:
- the EAF2 gene encoding ELL-associated factor 2 isoform X2 — MTSSLSSWKTRPQPGRPGARNDFKPASIDTSCEGDLEVGKGEQVTITLPNIEGSTLPVTVFKGSKKPYQKECILIINHDTGECRLEKLSSNITVKKIRGEGSSKVQSRIEQQQQLMRNANKIPNSIKCSPPKEKLSPISPPKEMSPPSSMDDIERELKAEAKVIEQMSSSDSSSESNSSSSSSSSENSSSDSEDEAKSSLPLSMPCLQPQPSVMAISQQTFQDVDAGYHRSQESSGHLMNTLRNDLQLSESGSDSDD; from the exons atgaCGTCGTCTCTCAGCAGCTGGAAGACGCGGCCTCAGCCGGGGAGACCTGGAGCGCGCA atGACTTCAAACCTGCATCAATTGATACCTCCTGTGAAGGAGACCTTGAAGTTGGTAAAGGCGAACAGGTGACAATAACTTTACCAAATATTGAG GGTTCTACTCTACCAGTAACAGTTTTCAAGGGTTCCAAGAAACCATACCAAAAAGAATGCATCTTGATTATTAATCATGACACTGGAGAATGTAGACTAGAGAAACTTAGTAGTAATATCACTGTGAAGAAAATCAG AGGTGAAGGAAGCAGCAAGGTCCAATCTCGTAttgagcagcagcaacagctgatGCGAAATGCAAATAAGATTCCAAATAGTATTAAATGTTCTCCACCAAAAGAGAAGTTGTCTCCAATTTCTCCACCGAAAGAGATGTCTCCACCTTCTTCTATGGATGATATCGAAAGAG AGCTAAAGGCAGAAGCTAAAGTTATAGAGCAGATGAGCAGTTCTGATAGTTCATCAGAATCAAACAGTTCATCATCTTCATCAAGCAGTGAAAATAGTTCTAGTGATTCAGAAGATGAAGCAAAGTCATCCCTTCCCCTATCGATGCCATGCCTACAACCTCAGCCTTCTGTGATGGCCATATCGCAGCAAACCTTCCAGGATGTCGATGCTGGATATCACAGGAGTCAAGAGAGTAGTGGTCATCTGATGAACACACTGC GTAATGATCTCCAGTTAAGCGAGTCTGGAAGTGACAGTGACGATTGA
- the EAF2 gene encoding ELL-associated factor 2 isoform X1 produces the protein MNGVAPPLFDCKQRALLLGESFERQPRCAFHTVRYDFKPASIDTSCEGDLEVGKGEQVTITLPNIEGSTLPVTVFKGSKKPYQKECILIINHDTGECRLEKLSSNITVKKIRGEGSSKVQSRIEQQQQLMRNANKIPNSIKCSPPKEKLSPISPPKEMSPPSSMDDIERELKAEAKVIEQMSSSDSSSESNSSSSSSSSENSSSDSEDEAKSSLPLSMPCLQPQPSVMAISQQTFQDVDAGYHRSQESSGHLMNTLRNDLQLSESGSDSDD, from the exons ATGAACGGGGTAGCCCCGCCGCTCTTCGACTGTAAGCAGCGCGCGCTGTTGCTGGGGGAGAGCTTCGAGAGGCAGCCGCGCTGCGCCTTCCACACCGTGCGCT atGACTTCAAACCTGCATCAATTGATACCTCCTGTGAAGGAGACCTTGAAGTTGGTAAAGGCGAACAGGTGACAATAACTTTACCAAATATTGAG GGTTCTACTCTACCAGTAACAGTTTTCAAGGGTTCCAAGAAACCATACCAAAAAGAATGCATCTTGATTATTAATCATGACACTGGAGAATGTAGACTAGAGAAACTTAGTAGTAATATCACTGTGAAGAAAATCAG AGGTGAAGGAAGCAGCAAGGTCCAATCTCGTAttgagcagcagcaacagctgatGCGAAATGCAAATAAGATTCCAAATAGTATTAAATGTTCTCCACCAAAAGAGAAGTTGTCTCCAATTTCTCCACCGAAAGAGATGTCTCCACCTTCTTCTATGGATGATATCGAAAGAG AGCTAAAGGCAGAAGCTAAAGTTATAGAGCAGATGAGCAGTTCTGATAGTTCATCAGAATCAAACAGTTCATCATCTTCATCAAGCAGTGAAAATAGTTCTAGTGATTCAGAAGATGAAGCAAAGTCATCCCTTCCCCTATCGATGCCATGCCTACAACCTCAGCCTTCTGTGATGGCCATATCGCAGCAAACCTTCCAGGATGTCGATGCTGGATATCACAGGAGTCAAGAGAGTAGTGGTCATCTGATGAACACACTGC GTAATGATCTCCAGTTAAGCGAGTCTGGAAGTGACAGTGACGATTGA